In a single window of the Littorina saxatilis isolate snail1 linkage group LG5, US_GU_Lsax_2.0, whole genome shotgun sequence genome:
- the LOC138967372 gene encoding pumilio homolog 3-like, whose protein sequence is MKKHSQSPSPRGKSSRNQRENPEGVSILKRSKTKLSSSPSPNRKSPAQKTPKKKVRASQQDASFEFEKPTPATPSPKKSPSKRKGPAGDSTSFLEQTPESLSQISSIMPPDETMMSGQHSPSKKRRQSSTTLHASVTDETMELAVQYARGEPDGADQSLHQQKSPKKSKAARALQDIPEVEEEGSGTKLHNKENSTMVAQKASCMKLPLQKAGKKLKSIKTLNGKNKVLSTKVKRNFDKTLPDETLVPKKPKLTWKEKRTERKMVRNNYGLITSAKGVWEELRRQKLTDEKRKELCKTLHDKVQGKVKELAVVHDSARIIQCLVQYGGPDFRAAIMEEVQPHIAYLSKNKYGKFIVRKMLKYGTKSQRSAVINGFHGCMRKLIRHREASDIVNYAYNEFANASQRLFLLEEFYGPAFTMFRTQSTRSLDDILVEQPDKKDMIMNNLREALLPLIDKQILTLPMVHKIFHDFFRYADTKLQKDMTEALRESLIHMVHTREGARVAMGCMWNGSAKDRKVIVKSLKGHVIKMCKEEMGHMVMLSIFDSVDDTVLVQKVLLDEIMKGIGELIHDVHGRKVLTYLLVRRDQRFFCPDITQVLQQGDVNVTSKKDPAMRAQELRDYVSDALLNYLTENAIELLSNSHTSLIIPLILSHASGNTAAALDALAQTVVSSSDPSYTGTGKTEDRKLSLVEDPAAHITLKKILACDRELMHQGKEALFSVALLNAADATTYKAWVASNRGCFILITLFEVENAQVNQTLMCQLKPLKKYLNKMTFKGAEILLRKLDGEQGSKASKKPLEISL, encoded by the exons ATGAAAAAACACAGCCAATCTCCATCCCCTCGGGGCAAATCTAGCAGGAACCAGCGTGAAAACCCAGAGGGTGTCAGCATCTTGAagagaagcaaaacaaaactcagCAGCAGCCCCAGCCCCAACAGAAAATCTCCTGCTCAAAAAACTCCAAAAAAGAAAGTCAGAGCCTCCCAGCAAGATGCGAGCTTTGAGTTTGAGAAGCCTACACCAGCAACTCCTTCACCGAAGAAGTCACCAAGCAAGCGTAAGGGCCCAGCAGGGGATAGCACCAGCTTTTTAGAGCAGACGCCAGAGTCACTGAGTCAGATCAGTTCCATCATGCCTCCAGACGAAACCATGATGAGCGGCCAGCACTCTCCGTCAAAGAAGCGACGACAGTCCAGCACGACACTCCACGCCAGCGTGACAGACGAGACAATGGAACTTGCCGTCCAGTACGCGAGAGGAGAGCCGGACGGCGCTGACCAGTCGTTGCACCAACAGAAATCGCCAAAGAAGTCAAAGGCAGCCAGAGCTCTGCAGGATATTCCAGAAGTAGAAGAGGAGGGGAGTGGCACGAAGCTgcataacaaagaaaacagCACCATGGTGGCCCAGAAAGCATCATGCATGAAG TTGCCATTGCAAAAGGCTGGCAAAAAGCTGAAGTCCATCAAGACACTGAACGGCAAGAACAAGGTCTTGTCCACCAAGGTCAAGAGGAACTTTGACAAGACTCTCCCCGATGAAACTCTTG TCCCGAAGAAACCCAAACTGACGTGGAAGGAGAAGAGGACGGAACGCAAGATGGTGCGCAACAACTACGGCCTCATCACGTCAGCAAAGGGAGTGTGGGAAGAGTTGAGAAG GCAAAAGTTGACTGATGAGAAGCGTAAGGAGCTGTGCAAGACGTTGCATGACAAGGTGCAGGGCAAAGTCAAAGAG CTGGCAGTGGTTCACGATTCTGCTCGCATCATTCAGTGCCTGGTACAGTACGGGGGACCCGACTTCAGGGCTGCCATCATGGAGGAAGTTCAGC CGCACATTGCCTATCTGAGCAAAAACAAATATGGAAAATTCATCGTCCGAAAGATGCTGAAGTATGG TACCAAAAGCCAAAGAAGTGCCGTCATCAACGGATTCCATGGGTGTATGCGAAAGCTGATCCGACACAGAGAGGCATCAGACATCGTCAACTACGCATACAACGAGTTTGCCAACGCCAGCCAGAGACTGTTCTTGTTGGAGGAGTTTTATGGGCCTGCTTTCACAATGTTCAGG ACGCAGTCAACACGCAGCCTGGATGACATTCTGGTGGAACAGCCCGACAAGAAGGACATGATCATGAACAACCTCAGGGAAGCTCTCCTGCCCCTCATTGACAA ACAGATCCTTACTCTGCCGATGGTTCACAAGATCTTCCATGACTTCTTCAGGTATGCCGACACCAAGCTTCAGAAG GACATGACGGAGGCCCTGAGAGAGTCGCTGATACACATGGTACACACCAGGGAAGGAGCTCGGGTTGCCATGGGCTGCATGTGGAATGGATCTGCAAAG GACCGCAAGGTGATCGTGAAGAGCTTGAAGGGTCATGTGATCAAGATGTGCAAGGAGGAGATGGGTCACATGGTCATGCTGTCCATCTTCGACAGTGTCGACGATACAGTGCTGGTGCAGAAAGTCCTGCTGGAT GAGATAATGAAGGGTATCGGAGAGCTGATCCATGACGTCCATGGCCGCAAGGTGTTGACGTACCTGCTGGTGCGTCGCGATCAGAGATTCTTCTGTCCGGACATCACGCAGGTGTTGCAGCAAGGAGACGTCAATGTTACCAG CAAGAAGGACCCGGCCATGAGAGCGCAGGAGCTGCGTGACTACGTGTCGGACGCCCTGCTGAATTACCTGACGGAGAACGCCATCGAGCTTCTGTCCAACAGCCACACCTCCCTCATCATCCCCCTCATCCTCAGCCACGCCTCAG GGAACACAGCTGCAGCCTTGGACGCTCTGGCCCAGACGGTGGTGTCATCTTCTGACCCCAGCTACACAGGCACGGGGAAGACGGAGGACAGAAAACTGAGTCTGGTGGAGGATCCTGCCGCGCACATCACGCTCAAGAAAATTCTCGCCTGCGATCGCGAACTCATGCACCAGGGCAAAGAAG cACTGTTCTCAGTGGCACTGTTAAATGCTGCCGACGCAACCACATACAAAGCCTGGGTCGCCAGCAACAGAGGTTGCTTCATTCTCATCAC GTTATTTGAAGTGGAGAACGCCCAGGTGAACCAGACTCTGATGTGTCAGCTGAAACCGCTGAAAAAATACTTGAATAAAATGACCTTCAAAGGCGCCGAGATTTTGCTGAGGAAGCTGGACGGGGAGCAGGGGTCAAAAGCCAGCAAGAAACCTCTCGAAATCAGCTTGTGA